A window of Caldisericaceae bacterium genomic DNA:
TCTTCTCAGTTTTGCTTGCCTTCTTCCTTGAATATATGGAGTCAAGTAAAGACGACAAAAAAGGAGGTGTAAATCCATGAGAAAATTTATTTTATTTATTCTTACTTTGATCTTTTGTTTTTCTTCTGTGTTTGTTTATCCCCCTAAGTCTGTAAGTGCCACTCCTTATTCAGTCAATGTAAGTGGAAAAGTGCTATTTTCTCAAGAGAAAGTAAATCTTAATATAAAGACAAATGCAAAGGATATTGTTCTTATTAATGGTGAATATGCTCAACTTGTAAATGGAGTGGTATCAAAAGAAGTAAACCTAAAAGAAAATTCTACTCTCATTATTGCAAATCCCGATGGAAGAAGCGTAAAAATTACTCTTACATATCCTGAAATTCCTGGTTTGCTCAAATCGTTTTTGCCTGTGTTAAACTTTAGCTTTGATACTGGCAAACTAACTTTTACCTATAGCGGTAAATTGAGCAAAAGGCCTGCAGGTAGCTTAAAAGGGAATATGTCCGATAAGGAGTCTAAAGATAGCGTTACATTCGATGTTGATTCAAACGGGAACTTTACTTCTACTTTAAAATTGACAGAAGGAACAAATACCATCCGATCCTATGTAAGATACCTCTTTCTTATAAAATACTCTCTTCCAGATTTCACCGTTGAGATTAGCAAAGCAAAAGTTATAAAACTCATCGTAAATAGCAAGTGGATGTATGTTGACGGAGTAAAAGGCGAAGTAGATCCTGGGAGAGAAACAGCCCCTGTAATTATCCCAAGCTGGGGAAGAACTCTACTCCCAATTAGATCTGTAATAGAGTCTCTTGGCGGTAACATTTCCTGGGATGGAACAGAAAAGAAAGTAACAATAAATATTTCAAGTACCAAAATTGAACTCTGGATAAACAAAAACTATGCCTATATTAATGGTAAGAAAACTCAAATTGACTCCCAAAACTCAAAAGTTACGCCTATTATCAAAAACTCACGTACGATGCTTCCAATTCGTTTTGTTGCAGAATCCATAGGTGCATACGTTGGCTGGTTCGCTTCCTCTAAAAGCATTTTAATTGTGTATCCAAAAAAATGAGGCATAAATGAAAGTAATAATTCTTGCAGGTGGAAAAGGCACAAGGCTGTGGCCAATGTCGAGGGAAAAGTATTCAAAACAATTTCTTAATCTTGTTGATGACACTCCTTTAATTGAGGCTTCTTATCAAAGAGCTTTAAAAATTGTTGGACCTGAAGATATTGTTACAATTACCAATAAGGATTATTATTTTTATACAAAAGAAATTTGCGACAAATTTTCACCATCTCTATCACGAAATATCATTACTGAGCCTGTTGGCAAAAATACAGCACCTGCTATTGCTCTATCGGTTCAGTATTTGATTGACAAGTTAGGTTCCTCTCAAGACGAAATTGTTTACATTTTTACCTCAGACCATCTCATTAAACCTCTTGATAAATTTATTACATACATGGAGGTTGCAAGGAATGCAGCAGAAAAAGGTTACCTTGTTACATTTGGGATAA
This region includes:
- a CDS encoding copper amine oxidase N-terminal domain-containing protein encodes the protein MRKFILFILTLIFCFSSVFVYPPKSVSATPYSVNVSGKVLFSQEKVNLNIKTNAKDIVLINGEYAQLVNGVVSKEVNLKENSTLIIANPDGRSVKITLTYPEIPGLLKSFLPVLNFSFDTGKLTFTYSGKLSKRPAGSLKGNMSDKESKDSVTFDVDSNGNFTSTLKLTEGTNTIRSYVRYLFLIKYSLPDFTVEISKAKVIKLIVNSKWMYVDGVKGEVDPGRETAPVIIPSWGRTLLPIRSVIESLGGNISWDGTEKKVTINISSTKIELWINKNYAYINGKKTQIDSQNSKVTPIIKNSRTMLPIRFVAESIGAYVGWFASSKSILIVYPKK